From the genome of Bactrocera oleae isolate idBacOlea1 chromosome 2, idBacOlea1, whole genome shotgun sequence, one region includes:
- the Mur89F gene encoding mucin-2, giving the protein MPPQLSGREECSDYMNEIDTDNGDNGVDGQQLPLLTYGGANNGNGIYATASDTDANADTDAASFAAAAAAAETATRGQLQNYGLSGLGGVSVISFSTSAARAVGGSAIDEQGPPCEDDGFMSDPDDCTIFYRCISNGRTFNKIGFRCSDGTAWDAALESCNHIHNVRASGGCKEKSDNLVLADYDAATTQSTQTNNQNTTTSSSSSQQSSTSSSSNTSSSASSSSSSSNTTSSSASNTSGAGGNQQQTSTQSSSTESNSSNQQSQSSTQSSSSSSQQSSTSSTSSNQGASSNQSSGINQSNSNNQSHSSNQSGSNSSNNQSSSNTQSSSSNQSGSSSQSGSNNQSSNTGQSTTSNQSNTNNQSNSGSQSGANNQSNTSNQTASNNQSSSSSSSNQSSSGNQSGSTSQSGSNNQSGSNNQSSSSNQSGSNNQSTTNNQSSGSNQSSSNNQSGSNNQSSSSNQSSGNKPNTGTECKNDETYIPDKEDCTKFYRCRDNGNGALEQVPFTCGPGTVWNQDEKVCDIPTSEQKEKCKAMLNIGGTNTTSSSGQQSHNQQSGSGQQSSNNQNTSGNQTISSSNQSSSAGNQTSTTNQSSTSNQSSSSNQSNINQSNQQQSNNQQQQQTNQTITTQKPPNPEGDCKDTETYLADKSDCRRFYRCIDNGNGAFDKVAFDCAPGTVWDPDILGCNHPTDVQKEQCRVMASDGSSSNAASSEQSSSSNQQSSGSNQSSSNQQSSGSSQSGSSNLTQGTSSNEQSNTSSGTSSSQQSSSSSTQSSSSSSSQQNSTNQTSQSSSNNQGSSSTQASSTTQGTSQGSSTNQQATTAQGSNSSQSTTTSQGSTTTQNTTSTTPIQSKPSGNCDNKTKFVGDEKDCAKFYRCVDNGKGGYDKVAFTCGPGTVWDSAIVACNHPWAVKDKSCGTGSSSQQSPTTQTTQAPQISSTTATSQQSTNPSTQVQKPTTPRPTQTTNPPSNTTQSPISAPPTVSTQRPILTPGICRTEGFIGDPKDCTVFYRCVSNSQGGFTQYPFKCGDGTVWDDKIQTCNHDLNMCNPNTGTSKPTITAQGQVTTASSLSTTPVTSQPTTTQGQTSTHTPAFETTTQSISTPTTSSEQHTTTDITGKPTTESTQTPSTWTTTEAISTTSSPTNPTAASTEPSTSDSTTTLQPTSTTPVPNLPPGLTCEGEGYMADPMNCRKFYRCVRDGDSYTKYEFSCAKGTGWSEDKQTCDYAVNIERCEGQTEEPETSTITTETTTESSTTTVTAAKPTTEESSTTTIVTQEPTTVPTQTTTVQTSTAWTTTEKPSTTTATSTWSTEAGDDSTTTSQPTSTTPVPNLPPGQTCEGEGYMADPINCKKFYRCVRKGDSYTKYEFTCAKGTGWSEDKQTCDYAANIERCEGQTEEPETSTIPTETTTESSTTTVTAAKPTTEESSTTTIVTQEPTTVPTQTTTVQTSTAWTTTEKPSTTTATSTWSTEAENDSTTTSQPTSTTPVPNLPPGQTCEGEGYMADPMNCRKFYRCVRDGDSYTKYEFSCAKGTGWSEDKQTCDYAVNIERCEGQTEEPETSTIPTETTTESSTTTVTAAKPTTEESSTTTIVTQEPTTVPTQTTTVQTSTAWTTTEKPSTTTATSTWSTEAGNDSTTISSPTSTTPVPNLPPGQTCEGEGYMADPMNCKKFYRCVREGDSYTKYEFTCAKGTGWSEDKQTCDYAANIERCEGQTEEPETSTIPTETTLETSTTPKPGEWSTTTQSTQATTILHSTTQQTPTIETSTLPEISSASENSTTGLQETTTTTSIPTDTTQYPVTSKPGYKPTTSAPSTTDKPGTDYTTTPSITEEYPGTTVEPVNHVCTNEGFYPDPQDCNRYYRCVDASKNGKYQIYSFRCPDGTVWDTSLEICNFPNSVSGNCSNASGTATTTEDATTEWTTTSSTEKPTKKPEKPTTEQTTTDEPTTVPTTSTTEQSTTTTQEPSTEPTSTTLITTTTEPTTTTEIYTTTEQSTVPPTTTTESVTTIKPSPALNHSSPCPQIGEGQNTFVCPTGFRRHPKSCDLFYQCTEKAESYDMAITVFECPKGTVYHEQRNLCDKPDKNDNCLKKSITRSGLYDEQIRFMNMIQIRSVGESLCPDEGHFALNKDECSQLFIKCAHSPTTGRLEGQLFRCPQGFAYWTVSRRCERAQKLLNCTPAKYETGGDLPVEWANIGNRRRNLKI; this is encoded by the exons ATGCCACCCCAGCTGTCCGGACGCGAGGAATGCAGCGATTACATGAACGAAATTGATACGGACAATGGCGATAATGGTGTTGATGGCCAACAACTGCCGCTACTGACATATGGCGGTGCCAATAACGGTAATGGCATATACGCGACCGCAAGCGATACGGATGCGAATGCCGACACCGATGCTGCTTCATTCGCTGCCGCTGCGGCTGCCGCTGAAACTGCAACGCGTGGTCAATTGCAAAATTATGGGCTGTCAGGTTTGGGTGGCGTTTCCGTTATTTCCTTTTCCACATCAGCGGCGCGTGCGGTGGGCGGCAGTGCCATCGACGAACAGGGACCACCTTGTGAAGATGACGGATTTATGAGCGATCCAGACGATTGCACAATCTTCTATCGTTGCATTTCGAATGGTCGGACTTTCAATAAAATCGGTTTTCGTTGCTCGGACGGCACTGCGTGGGATGCGGCATTGGAATCGTGTAACCACATACACAACGTACGTGCCAGTGGTGGCTGTAAAGAAAAGTCTGATAATTTAGTATTGGCTGACTATGATGCGGCTACAACTCAATCAACGCAAACCAACAATCAGAATACAACCACATCGAGCAGCAGTAGCCAGCAGAGTTCGACTAGCTCATCCTCAAATACGTCCTCATCAGCATCATCATCTTCATCCTCGTCAAATACTACGAGCTCAAGCGCGTCGAATACCAGTGGTGCAGGTGGCAATCAGCAGCAAACAAGCACTCAATCAAGCAGCACTGAGAGCAATTCGTCCAACCAGCAATCGCAATCCAGCACACAGAGCTCAAGTTCAAGTAGTCAACAATCATCGACTTCGAGCACAAGTTCAAATCAGGGCGCCAGTAGTAATCAATCAAGCGGTATCAATCAATCAAATTCCAACAATCAATCGCATTCAAGCAATCAGTCTGGCAGCAATAGCTCCAATAATCAATCTAGTTCAAACACTCAGTCTAGTTCAAGCAATCAATCGGGATCCAGTAGCCAATCAGGATCAAACAATCAATCTAGTAACACGGGGCAATCAACAACAAGTAACCAGTCTAATACAAATAATCAATCTAATTCTGGCAGCCAGTCAGGCGCAAATAATCAATCCAATACCAGCAATCAAACAGCTTCGAACAATCAATCTTCTAGTAGTAGTTCTAGTAATCAATCTAGTTCAGGTAATCAATCAGGTTCAACTAGCCAATCTGGGTCTAATAATCAATCTGGTAGCAACAATCAATCAAGTTCAAGTAATCAGTCTGGTAGCAACAATCAATCAACCACAAATAATCAATCTAGTGGTAGCAATCAATCAAGTTCAAATAATCAATCTGGTAGCAACAATCAATCAAGCTCAAGTAACCAATCTAGTGGCAATAAGCCCAATACGGGCACCGAATGCAAGAATGACGAAACTTACATTCCCGATAAAGAGGATTGTACCAAATTTTACCGTTGCCGAGATAATGGTAATGGTGCTTTGGAACAAGTGCCGTTTACATGTGGACCCGGCACTGTTTGGAATCAAGATGAGAAAGTTTGCGATATCCCGACAAGCGAGCAAAAAGAGAAATGTAAGGCGATGCTAAACATAGGTGGCACAAACACCACCAGCAGCAGTGGTCAACAATCACATAATCAACAATCCGGTAGTGGCCAACAGAGCTCCAACAACCAAAATACATCGGGTAATCAAACAATCTCGTCAAGCAATCAATCATCTTCGGCTGGTAATCAAACGAGCACCACAAACCAATCATCTACAAGTAACCAGTCGAGTTCATCCAACCAATCCAATATTAATCAGTCAAATCAGCAGCAGTCAAATaatcaacagcagcagcaaacaaACCAAACGATCACCACTCAAAAACCGCCCAATCCGGAAGGTGATTGCAAAGATACCGAAACATACTTAGCTGATAAATCAGACTGTCGTCGCTTTTATCGTTGTATCGATAACGGCAATGGAGCGTTTGATAAGGTTGCTTTCGATTGCGCGCCCGGTACAGTGTGGGATCCGGATATCTTAGGTTGTAATCATCCGACGGATGTACAAAAGGAGCAATGTCGTGTTATGGCTAGTGATGGTAGTAGTTCAAATGCGGCATCAAGTGAACAATCTTCGAGTTCAAATCAACAGTCATCAGGAAGCAATCAATCTAGTTCAAATCAACAATCATCAGGTAGTAGTCAGTCCGGCTCCTCAAACTTGACACAGGGAACTTCAAGCAATGAGCAATCAAACACATCAAGTGGTACAAGTTCAAGTCAGCAGTCATCATCAAGCAGCACGCAATCATCCAGTTCAAGCAGCAGTCAGCAGAATTCAACAAATCAAACCTCACAAAGTTCCAGCAACAATCAGGGCTCCTCCTCAACTCAGGCTTCCTCGACAACGCAAGGCACATCGCAAGGTTCCTCAACCAACCAACAGGCCACCACAGCACAAGGATCAAACAGTTCGCAGTCGACAACTACAAGCCAAGGATCGACAACAACACAAAATACTACCTCCACAACTCCAATTCAATCAAAGCCATCAGGTAATTGtgacaataaaacaaaatttgtgggCGATGAAAAGGATTGCGCGAAATTTTATCGATGTGTCGATAATGGTAAGGGCGGTTATGATAAAGTAGCGTTTACATGTGGACCTGGAACTGTTTGGGACAGCGCAATCGTCGCTTGTAATCATCCGTGGGCGGTGAAGGATAAAAGCTGCGGCACAGGAAGCTCCAGTCAGCAGTCACCAACAACACAAACGACTCAAGCACCGCAAATTTCGAGCACCACAGCCACTTCTCAGCAATCTACAAACCCATCCACACAAGTACAAAAGCCTACAACTCCACGGCCTACCCAAACTACGAATCCTCCCAGTAATACTACACAGTCACCTATAAGTGCACCACCCACTGTAAGCACTCAAAGACCAATATTGACGCCTGGTATATGTCGAACGGAAGGCTTTATTGGCGATCCCAAAGACTGTACCGTTTTCTATCGTTGTGTAAGCAACAGTCAGGGTGGCTTTACACAATATCCGTTCAAGTGTGGAGATGGCACTGTATGGGATGACAAAATACAGACATGCAATCACGACTTGAATATGTGCAATCCAAATACTGGTACGAGTAAACCCACCATCACTGCTCAAGGCCAGGTTACGACAGCTTCATCACTTTCCACCACGCCGGTCACATCTCAGCCCACCACCACTCAAGGGCAGACTTCAACGCATACTCCAGCTTTTGAAACAACCACACAGTCTATATCAACACCAACTACAAGCAGTGAACAGCACACAACTACGGACATAACTGGAAAACCAACCACAGAATCAACTCAAACGCCATCGACTTGGACTACTACAGAGGCTATTTCGACAACATCGTCACCTACAAACCCGACCGCTGCCTCAACGGAACCTTCCACAAGCgattcaacaacaacattacaGCCAACCTCGACCACGCCGGTACCGAATTTGCCACCAGGACTAACTTGCGAAGGTGAAGGCTATATGGCTGATCCAATGAATTGCAGGAAGTTTTATCGTTGTGTCCGAGATGGAGATTCATACACAAAATATGAATTCAGTTGTGCCAAGGGTACGGGTTGGAGTGAGGATAAACAAACTTGTGATTACGCGGTAAATATTGAACGATGTGAAGGACAAACCGAGGAACCGGAGACCTCAACCATCACTACGGAAACCACCACCGAAAGTTCCACCACTACGGTAACAGCTGCAAAACCAACCACAGAAGAGAGCTCGACAACTACGATCGTAACGCAAGAACCAACCACAGTTCCAACGCAAACCACCACAGTCCAAACGTCAACAGCATGGACAACAACGGAGAAACCTTCGACAACGACTGCCACATCGACATGGAGCACAGAAGCTGGGGATGACTCTACCACAACATCACAACCAACATCAACCACGCCGGTACCGAATTTGCCACCAGGACAAACTTGCGAAGGTGAAGGCTATATGGCTGATCCAATTAATTGCAAGAAGTTTTATCGTTGTGTCCGCAAAGGAGATTCATACACAAAATATGAATTCACTTGTGCCAAGGGTACAGGTTGGAGCGAGGATAAGCAAACCTGTGACTACGCGGCAAATATTGAGCGATGTGAAGGACAAACCGAGGAACCGGAGACTTCGACCATCCCTACGGAAACCACCACCGAAAGTTCTACCACTACGGTAACAGCTGCAAAACCAACCACAGAAGAGAGCTCGACAACTACGATCGTAACGCAAGAACCAACCACAGTTCCAACGCAAACCACCACAGTCCAAACGTCAACAGCATGGACTACAACGGAGAAACCTTCGACAACGACTGCCACATCGACATGGAGCACAGAAGCTGAAAATGACTCTACCACAACATCACAGCCAACATCGACCACGCCGGTACCGAATTTGCCACCAGGACAAACTTGCGAAGGTGAAGGCTATATGGCTGATCCAATGAATTGCAGGAAGTTTTATCGTTGTGTCCGAGATGGAGATTCATACACAAAATATGAATTCAGTTGTGCCAAGGGTACAGGTTGGAGTGAGGATAAACAAACTTGTGATTACGCGGTAAATATTGAACGGTGCGAAGGACAAACCGAGGAACCGGAGACTTCGACCATCCCTACGGAAACCACCACCGAAAGTTCTACCACTACGGTAACAGCTGCAAAACCCACCACAGAAGAGAGCTCGACAACTACGATCGTAACGCAAGAACCAACCACAGTTCCAACGCAAACCACCACAGTCCAAACGTCAACAGCATGGACTACAACGGAGAAACCTTCGACAACGACTGCCACATCGACATGGAGCACAGAAGCTGGGAATGATTCTACGACAATATCATCACCAACATCGACCACGCCAGTACCGAATTTGCCACCAGGACAAACTTGCGAAGGTGAAGGCTATATGGCTGATCCAATGAATTGCAAGAAGTTCTATCGTTGTGTCCGCGAAGGAGATTCATACACAAAATATGAATTCACTTGTGCCAAGGGTACAGGTTGGAGCGAGGATAAGCAAACTTGTGACTACGCGGCAAATATTGAGCGATGTGAAGGACAAACTGAAGAACCTGAAACTTCAACCATTCCTACAGAAACCACATTGGAGACTTCCACAACACCTAAGCCCGGTGAATGGTCAACAACTACACAATCgacacaagcaacaacaatacttCACTCTACCACACAGCAAACCCCAACAATAGAAACATCAACACTTCCAGAAATTTCCAGTGCCTCTGAGAACTCTACCACTGGTTTACAGGAAACGACCACAACCACATCCATTCCAACGGATACAACACAGTATCCAGTCACTTCAAAGCCGGGCTATAAACCCACCACTTCGGCGCCTTCAACCACAGATAAACCGGGAACCGATTATACCACAACTCCGTCGATTACGGAAGAATATCCGGGCACTACAGTCGAACCAGTTAATCATGTCTGCACCAACGAAGGTTTCTACCCCGATCCACAGGATTGCAACCGTTACTATCGTTGTGTTGACGCAAGTAAGAACggtaaatatcaaatatatagcTTCCGCTGTCCGGACGGTACCGTTTGGGATACATCGCTAGAGATTTGTAATTTCCCCAACAGTGTTTCGGGTAATTGCTCGAATGCTTCAGGCACAGCAACTACAACAGAGGATGCTACAACGGAGTGGACGACTACTAGTTCTACCGAAAAACCCACCAAGAAGCCAGAAAAACCAACAACGGAGCAAACAACGACCGATGAACCAACAACTGTACCTACAACTTCAACCACAGAACAGTCTACCACAACAACTCAGGAACCATCAACAGAACCAACTTCTACGACGTTGATCACAACTACTACTGAACCAACTACAACAACTGAAATATATACCACCACAGAACAGTCCACCGtcccaccaacaacaacaactgaatcagtaacaacaataaagccAAGCCCTGCTTTAAATCACAGCTCTCCATGCCCTCAAATTGGCGAAGGTCAAAATACTTTTGTCTGCCCAACCGGCTTCCGTCGGCATCCGAAAAGTTGTGACTTATTTTATCAATGTACCGAGAAAGCCGAGAGCTACGATATGGCAATAACAGTTTTCGAGTGCCCCAAAGGCACTGTATATCATGAACAGAGGAACCTTTGCGATAAGCCCGATAAAAACGATAACTGTCTGAAGAAATCGATAACGCGATCGGGTCTTTATGACGAGCAGATAAGATTCATGAATATG atACAAATTCGCTCCGTCGGCGAATCACTGTGCCCCGACGAAGGCCATTTTGCACTAAACAAGGACGAATGCAGTCAACTCTTTATCAAATGTGCTCACTCGCCGACGACGGGTCGACTAGAAGGCCAACTATTCCGCTGCCCGCAAGGATTCGCCTATTGGACCGTTAGTCGACGCTGCGAACGTGCACAGAAACTGCTTAATTGCACACCAGCTAAATATGAGACCGGCGGCGATTTACCCGTAGAATGGGCGAACATAGGCAATCGAcgcagaaatttgaaaatttaa
- the Trc8 gene encoding protein TRC8 homolog isoform X1, giving the protein MSVRTKVLGLVDVMMRVPPILVIDEVLKISMGLPTRFYPAPADPSLLTAEFTANQTPSNTKVTVSSTAFTELSNASLINSTSGDNAGGDSPLERAIINASATAATSGVLSSSFGHMMNELSQDTFLSDVLSITSVKFIVCLIVFLSAACIFMLWTRHLVMVYMFVISLGLTFISYWSNVSALALMENSPCLLEDVLSLNTARLLDTGGIALSILPHLVAQWFMGMLFAYVHLGPRYPTIQKIMPVVFAGPIFLAMLPLPPRIIKDLPVLAGAVPLILTKMTMLNSAVDAAKTVYNGYQYAMNFVSNFGLSALIENEWQRLNVPSVLRVFWSIRIGQELISLVLLSDSTAPLGFFPTMQKLLVDGCETLTAVLGMTSIISVICHYIGRGFQWYLLTFDNDEEKSLGTVSAVLFYILALQTGLTSLSPDKRFVRLCRNLCLLITALLHFLHNIVSPILMSLSAARNPSRKRHVRALTVCGFLVVTPVCLLAVLWSRHSPSTWLLAVTAFSVEVVVKVLVSLATYTLFLLDARRQTFWEKLDDYLYYVRAFGNSVEFCFGILLFFNGAWILVFESAENVIGGAIRAIMMCIHAYFNIWCEARAGWSVFMKRRSAVHKISALPEATSAQLRAFDDVCAICYQEMYSAKITRCRHYFHGVCLRKWLYVQDRCPLCHEIMMYTDKNDESDELTPMDSPTPAPIHQYNDDIDEGHMSGSSNSTPRLTSNNATNANAAATTSSAAAVAAAAASNSTQTFRWSPDIGIQE; this is encoded by the exons ATGTCTGTGCGCACCAAAGTACTTGGATTAGTGGACGTAATGATGCGTGTACCACCAATATTAGTCATAGATGAGGTACTCAAAATTAGTATGGGACTACCAACTCGTTTTTATCCCGCACCAGCTGATCCGAGTTTACTGACCGCCGAATTTACAGCAAATCAAACACCGAGTAACACCAAAGTTACGGTATCGTCAACGGCTTTTACGGAGCTCAGCAATGCCAGCCTTATAAATAGCACTAGTGGCGATAATGCAGGTGGCGATAGCCCGCTAGAGCGTGCCATAATTAATGCATCCGCTACAGCCGCCACAAGTGGTGTCCTTAGCAGTTCGTTTGGCCACATGATGAATGAATTGTCGCAGGACACATTTCTATCAGATGTGTTGTCGATAACATCGGTGAAGTTTATTGTCTGTTTAATTG tttttctcaGTGCTGCTTGCATATTTATGCTATGGACACGGCATTTGGTGATGGTGTACATGTTTGTGATATCATTGGGTTTGACATTTATATCATATTGGTCAAATGTATCTGCGCTAGCATTAATGGAAAATTCGCCGTGCTTGTTAGAAGATGTTCTTTCATTAAATACAGCACGACTGCTTGATACAGGCGGTATAGCTTTATCGATATTGCCACACCTAGTGGCGCAATGGTTTATGGGTATGCTCTTCGCTTATGTGCATTTAGGACCGCGTTATCCAACGATACAAAAAATTATGCCAGTTGTATTTGCCGGCCCAATATTTTTAGCAATGTTACCATTACCACCGCGCATTATCAAAGACTTACCAGTGCTAGCCGGTGCAGTACCGTTAATACTGACGAAAATGACAATGCTTAACAGTGCTGTCGACGCTGCCAAGACTGTTTATAATGGCTATCAATATGCAATGAATTTTGTGTCGAATTTTGGTTTATCCGCATTGATCGAAAATGAGTGGCAACGTTTGaatgtgccgagtgtgctgcGTGTCTTTTGGAGTATAAG AATTGGCCAGGAATTAATTTCCTTAGTACTGCTCTCAGATAGCACTGCACCATTAGGCTTCTTTCCCACCATGCAGAAACTATTGGTCGATGGCTGTGAAACACTCACTGCCGTATTGGGTATGACTTCGATAATATCGGTGATTTGTCACTATATTGGTCGCGGGTTCCAATGGTATCTCTTAACATTCGACAATGATGAGGAAAAATCCTTGGGTACTGTTTCAGCGGTACTCTTCTATATACTCGCCCTACAAACAGGACTGACCTCTTTGTCGCCCGATAAGCGTTTTGTCCGTTTGTGTCGAAATTTGTGCTTATTGATTACAGCTTTATTGCATTTCCTACACAACATTGTCTCGCCGATACTGATGTCATTGAGTGCGGCACGCAATCCCTCACGCAAGCGACATGTACGCGCACTTACCGTTTGCGGTTTTTTGGTTGTCACGCCGGTTTGTTTGCTTGCAGTGCTCTGGTCTCGTCACTCACCTTCCACCTGGTTGCTAGCGGTAACGGCGTTCTCGGTCGAAGTTGTTGTAAAG GTGCTTGTTTCACTGGCCACATACACGCTATTCCTGCTCGATGCACGACGACAAACATTCTGGGAGAAACTTGATGATTATTTGTATTATGTGCGCGCCTTTGGTAATTCTGTTGAGTTTTGCTTTGGTATATTGCTTTTCTTTAACGGTGCCTGGATATTGGTCTTCGAGTCGG CCGAAAATGTTATAGGCGGTGCCATACGTGCAATCATGATGTGCATACATGCCTATTTCAACATTTGGTGTGAGGCTCGGGCCGGTTGGTCCGTGTTCATGAAGCGACGCTCCGCGGTACACAAGATCTCAGCACTACCCGAGGCGACTTCAGCGCAATTGCGCGCCTTCGATGATGTTTGCGCTATCTGTTATCAG GAAATGTACTCTGCCAAAATTACACGTTGCCGCCACTATTTCCACGGTGTATGTCTACGAAAATGGTTGTATGTGCAAGATCGCTGCCCACTATGTCACGAGATTATGATGTACACAGATAAGAATGACGAAAGCGATGAACTGACGCCCATGGATAGTCCCACGCCGGCGCCTATTCATCAGTACAAT GATGACATCGACGAGGGTCACATGTCCGGTTCGTCGAACTCAACGCCCAGATTGACAAGTAATAATGCAACCAACGCAAACGCTGCGGCCACGACATCTTCAGCTGCCGCTGTAGCCGCAGCCGCTGCCAGCAATAGTACGCAAACATTTCGATGGTCACCTGACATTGGTATACAGGAATAA
- the Trc8 gene encoding protein TRC8 homolog isoform X2: MSVRTKVLGLVDVMMRVPPILVIDEVLKISMGLPTRFYPAPADPSLLTAEFTANQTPSNTKVTVSSTAFTELSNASLINSTSGDNAGGDSPLERAIINASATAATSGVLSSSFGHMMNELSQDTFLSDVLSITSVKFIVCLIVFLSAACIFMLWTRHLVMVYMFVISLGLTFISYWSNVSALALMENSPCLLEDVLSLNTARLLDTGGIALSILPHLVAQWFMGMLFAYVHLGPRYPTIQKIMPVVFAGPIFLAMLPLPPRIIKDLPVLAGAVPLILTKMTMLNSAVDAAKTVYNGYQYAMNFVSNFGLSALIENEWQRLNVPSVLRVFWSIRIGQELISLVLLSDSTAPLGFFPTMQKLLVDGCETLTAVLGMTSIISVICHYIGRGFQWYLLTFDNDEEKSLGTVSAVLFYILALQTGLTSLSPDKRFVRLCRNLCLLITALLHFLHNIVSPILMSLSAARNPSRKRHVRALTVCGFLVVTPVCLLAVLWSRHSPSTWLLAVTAFSVEVVVKVLVSLATYTLFLLDARRQTFWEKLDDYLYYVRAFGNSVEFCFGILLFFNGAWILVFESGGAIRAIMMCIHAYFNIWCEARAGWSVFMKRRSAVHKISALPEATSAQLRAFDDVCAICYQEMYSAKITRCRHYFHGVCLRKWLYVQDRCPLCHEIMMYTDKNDESDELTPMDSPTPAPIHQYNDDIDEGHMSGSSNSTPRLTSNNATNANAAATTSSAAAVAAAAASNSTQTFRWSPDIGIQE; the protein is encoded by the exons ATGTCTGTGCGCACCAAAGTACTTGGATTAGTGGACGTAATGATGCGTGTACCACCAATATTAGTCATAGATGAGGTACTCAAAATTAGTATGGGACTACCAACTCGTTTTTATCCCGCACCAGCTGATCCGAGTTTACTGACCGCCGAATTTACAGCAAATCAAACACCGAGTAACACCAAAGTTACGGTATCGTCAACGGCTTTTACGGAGCTCAGCAATGCCAGCCTTATAAATAGCACTAGTGGCGATAATGCAGGTGGCGATAGCCCGCTAGAGCGTGCCATAATTAATGCATCCGCTACAGCCGCCACAAGTGGTGTCCTTAGCAGTTCGTTTGGCCACATGATGAATGAATTGTCGCAGGACACATTTCTATCAGATGTGTTGTCGATAACATCGGTGAAGTTTATTGTCTGTTTAATTG tttttctcaGTGCTGCTTGCATATTTATGCTATGGACACGGCATTTGGTGATGGTGTACATGTTTGTGATATCATTGGGTTTGACATTTATATCATATTGGTCAAATGTATCTGCGCTAGCATTAATGGAAAATTCGCCGTGCTTGTTAGAAGATGTTCTTTCATTAAATACAGCACGACTGCTTGATACAGGCGGTATAGCTTTATCGATATTGCCACACCTAGTGGCGCAATGGTTTATGGGTATGCTCTTCGCTTATGTGCATTTAGGACCGCGTTATCCAACGATACAAAAAATTATGCCAGTTGTATTTGCCGGCCCAATATTTTTAGCAATGTTACCATTACCACCGCGCATTATCAAAGACTTACCAGTGCTAGCCGGTGCAGTACCGTTAATACTGACGAAAATGACAATGCTTAACAGTGCTGTCGACGCTGCCAAGACTGTTTATAATGGCTATCAATATGCAATGAATTTTGTGTCGAATTTTGGTTTATCCGCATTGATCGAAAATGAGTGGCAACGTTTGaatgtgccgagtgtgctgcGTGTCTTTTGGAGTATAAG AATTGGCCAGGAATTAATTTCCTTAGTACTGCTCTCAGATAGCACTGCACCATTAGGCTTCTTTCCCACCATGCAGAAACTATTGGTCGATGGCTGTGAAACACTCACTGCCGTATTGGGTATGACTTCGATAATATCGGTGATTTGTCACTATATTGGTCGCGGGTTCCAATGGTATCTCTTAACATTCGACAATGATGAGGAAAAATCCTTGGGTACTGTTTCAGCGGTACTCTTCTATATACTCGCCCTACAAACAGGACTGACCTCTTTGTCGCCCGATAAGCGTTTTGTCCGTTTGTGTCGAAATTTGTGCTTATTGATTACAGCTTTATTGCATTTCCTACACAACATTGTCTCGCCGATACTGATGTCATTGAGTGCGGCACGCAATCCCTCACGCAAGCGACATGTACGCGCACTTACCGTTTGCGGTTTTTTGGTTGTCACGCCGGTTTGTTTGCTTGCAGTGCTCTGGTCTCGTCACTCACCTTCCACCTGGTTGCTAGCGGTAACGGCGTTCTCGGTCGAAGTTGTTGTAAAG GTGCTTGTTTCACTGGCCACATACACGCTATTCCTGCTCGATGCACGACGACAAACATTCTGGGAGAAACTTGATGATTATTTGTATTATGTGCGCGCCTTTGGTAATTCTGTTGAGTTTTGCTTTGGTATATTGCTTTTCTTTAACGGTGCCTGGATATTGGTCTTCGAGTCGG GCGGTGCCATACGTGCAATCATGATGTGCATACATGCCTATTTCAACATTTGGTGTGAGGCTCGGGCCGGTTGGTCCGTGTTCATGAAGCGACGCTCCGCGGTACACAAGATCTCAGCACTACCCGAGGCGACTTCAGCGCAATTGCGCGCCTTCGATGATGTTTGCGCTATCTGTTATCAG GAAATGTACTCTGCCAAAATTACACGTTGCCGCCACTATTTCCACGGTGTATGTCTACGAAAATGGTTGTATGTGCAAGATCGCTGCCCACTATGTCACGAGATTATGATGTACACAGATAAGAATGACGAAAGCGATGAACTGACGCCCATGGATAGTCCCACGCCGGCGCCTATTCATCAGTACAAT GATGACATCGACGAGGGTCACATGTCCGGTTCGTCGAACTCAACGCCCAGATTGACAAGTAATAATGCAACCAACGCAAACGCTGCGGCCACGACATCTTCAGCTGCCGCTGTAGCCGCAGCCGCTGCCAGCAATAGTACGCAAACATTTCGATGGTCACCTGACATTGGTATACAGGAATAA